The following is a genomic window from Oreochromis niloticus isolate F11D_XX unplaced genomic scaffold, O_niloticus_UMD_NMBU tig00000758_pilon, whole genome shotgun sequence.
AGTGGTCTTTGCTGCCACCAAACACCATGTGGAGTACCTAAAGGAGGTAAGATAACAGTGTAGCATAGatttgtgaaaatgttaaatattgtttaaaaaactAGAGCTTTAGTTgacttcttatttttttctgatgtCCAGCTGCTGTCGTCAGAAGGTTTAGAGTGTGCCTACATCTACAGTGCCCTTGATCAGACTGCCAGGAAGATCAACATTGGGAAATTTGTGCACCGGAAAGCCATGGTGCTTCTGGTGACTGATGTTGCTGCTCGTGGTATAGACATCGCCCTGCTGGATAATGTCATCAATTACAACTTCCCTCCAAGGCCAAACTCTTCTTGCACAGAGTTGGTGAGCAGCTGTATGCAGAATGAACAAAGTGATTCAGACTGTTGAATTTGAAATGATTAGGCCAGCATTACGAGTATTTTTCCCCTGTCTTTTCCATCAGGGCGTGTGGGACGAGCGGGCCGAAGTGGCACAGCCTATAGTCTGATTTGTCCTGATGAAATGCCTTATGT
Proteins encoded in this region:
- the LOC109198443 gene encoding ATP-dependent RNA helicase DDX54-like, giving the protein MIKTRVVRCTGGTEPVLIRLDVDSKLSDQIKLSFFHLRVDDKPALLLHLLRNVVKPQEQTVVFAATKHHVEYLKELLSSEGLECAYIYSALDQTARKINIGKFVHRKAMVLLVTDVAARGIDIALLDNVINYNFPPRPNSSCTELGVWDERAEVAQPIV